The proteins below are encoded in one region of Danio rerio strain Tuebingen ecotype United States chromosome 12, GRCz12tu, whole genome shotgun sequence:
- the LOC137496864 gene encoding uncharacterized protein isoform X1, producing MSEWCVSYMSCGGYTALYLNGSHPTLEDGVVTRDVLGTNEGTWQQCGRYRSKSIQVKACPGDYYVYELVKPEAMESFLFYKPSYCAVVIQNISSDPCYNYASMDRPWRANNETLDYFCDEYLIWSGWYRLFYYGMDITMPETCTNGYTCNTYVSLSLNGPHPQIQDGVVTREVCGSPYWGDCCSYKIKPIRVKACPGNYYVYELVNPHNWCSGYCTDVNTISQVVLTSPKIITGSSITTNNDPCSNYSILDNYWRSTSRFINNYANGHDDTLVEWDGWYRLFMNGLSAQMPEWCVSYMTCGGLTGLWLHGSHPQLEDGVVTRDIFGSYYYQSTRYKSDSIQVKACPGDFYVYNFTRPTVSIPAPVYCAVSFTTLSVDPCFNYTSLDEPWRSTDNYYDNIFYNYMCDFNVEWNGWYRLFYNNQSAQMPESCVDQNSCGSFNPMWLNRSHPQLEDGVVLRHICVSSYSGCCAFTSHPIKVKACPGDYYVYEFVKPLICAAYCLVNQSSTSVSRTTKSIPLLESITTTAPPVDPCNNFLILDEPWRATSNQNSSQLMCDSAVSWSGWYRLFINGQSVQMPDTCVDEYSCGTNAPLWLSGGHPTLEDGVVTRDVCAHWSNNCCYFQSNPIQVKACPGGFYVYEFVRPTTCNLAYCADVRFNTSYTTDTPETTTTETTTIISDDRNPCSELNCSKEERCGMKNGVYGCLCNKGHQKQRAAQDSFDFNETCESSSGSMSVSRCQLFEAGFSAEHLHLNDPSCRGTVQNGRVEFNFDNDQHICGTNLVANGSHFIYSNYIVGTPGTEGLISRVRILKLSFSCVYPQTQTLSMNVEINPLQSTVHKVLPSGKGVYQVRMVPYVDEEFTQPFTGRVDAELDQEMHVEVGVEGVDSRQFALVMDTCWATPVNDPDYSLRWDLITEGCPNPEDDTVKLLQNGISTSSRFSFRMFIFTANSTKLYLHCAVHLCLLSSEQCSTSCDSGEQRRERRALDLHDSASLSMGPLVWSGGNTDVQFLPDQVTVSEASCLCASLVLLFIPLMSFFTLS from the exons ATGTCTGAGTGGTGTGTGAGTTATATGAGCTGTGGTGGTTACACTGCACTGTATCTCAACGGTTCTCATCCAACACTTGAAGATGGAGTGGTGACCCGTGATGTTTTGGGAACTAATGAAGGCACATGGCAACAGTGTGGAAGGTACAGATCCAAGTCCATCCAAGTCAAAGCCTGTCCAGGAGATTATTACGTCTATGAACTGGTCAAGCCAGAAGCCATGGAATCATTTCTGTTCTACAAGCCTTCATACTGTGCAG TTGTTATCCAAAACATCAGCAGTGACCCCTGCTACAACTATGCATCTATGGATCGCCCCTGGAGAGCCAACAATGAAACTTTGGATTACTTTTGTGATGAATATTTAATCTGGAGTGGCTGGTACAGGCTTTTCTACTATGGAATGGACATCACGATGCCAGAGACCTGTACTAATGGATACACCTGTAACACATATGTCAGTCTGTCCCTTAACGGTCCTCACCCTCAGATACAGGATGGTGTGGTGACCAGAGAGGTCTGTGGTAGTCCTTACTGGGGCGATTGCTGTAGTTACAAGATAAAACCCATCAGAGTGAAAGCGTGTCCAGGAAATTACTACGTCTATGAACTTGTGAATCCACACAACTGGTGTTCAGGATACTGCACAG atgTCAACACCATTTCACAGGTGGTTTTGACAAGTCCAAAAATAATCACTGGATCCAGCATCACCACGA ATAATGACCCATGCAGTAACTACAGCATACTAGACAACTACTGGAGAAGCACAAGCAGATTTATAAACAATTATGCAAATGGACATGATGACACTCTTGTAGAATGGGACGGCTGGTACAGACTCTTCATGAATGGATTGAGTGCTCAGATGCCTGAATGGTGTGTGTCTTATATGACATGTGGAGGATTAACTGGTCTGTGGCTTCATGGATCTCATCCTCAACTGGAAGATGGAGTTGTTACACGAGACATTTTCGGCTCTTATTATTATCAGAGCACTCGCTACAAATCTGACTCAATCCAAGTCAAAGCTTGTCCTGGAGATTTTTATGTCTACAATTTTACCAGGCCAACAGTTTCAATCCCAGCTCCCGTATATTGTGCAG TGTCTTTCACCACCTTAAGTGTCGACCCATGCTTCAACTATACCAGTCTGGATGAACCTTGGAGATCCACTGATAACtattatgataatattttttacaattacatGTGTGACTTTAATGTAGAGTGGAATGGCTGGTACAGGCTGTTTTACAACAATCAGAGTGCTCAGATGCCAGAATCATGTGTAGATCAGAACTCGTGTGGCTCTTTTAACCCAATGTGGCTTAACAGATCTCACCCTCAGCTGGAAGATGGAGTGGTCCTCCGTCACATCTGTGTTTCTTCATATAGCGGCTGCTGTGCTTTTACATCCCACCCTATAAAAGTCAAAGCCTGTCCTGGAGATTATTATGTGTACGAGTTTGTCAAGCCATTGATTTGTGCAGCTTACTGTCTAG TAAATCAGTCCAGCACATCAGTGTCCAGAACAACAAAGTCCATCCCACTCTTAGAATCCATTACAACCACAG CTCCCCCTGTTGACCCCTGCAATAATTTCTTGATCCTGGATGAGCCCTGGAGAGCCACCAGCAATCAAAACTCCTCTCAGTTAATGTGTGACAGTGCGGTGAGCTGGAGCGGCTGGTACCGTCTCTTCATTAATGGTCAGAGTGTTCAGATGCCAGACACATGTGTTGATGAGTATAGCTGCGGCACTAATGCTCCACTGTGGCTGAGCGGAGGACATCCAACACTTGAGGATGGAGTGGTCACTAGAGATGTCTGCGCTCACTGGAGCAACAACTGCTGCTATTTCCAGTCCAATCCCATTCAAGTCAAAGCCTGTCCTGGAGGTTTTTATGTCTATGAGTTTGTGAGGCCGACCACCTGCAATTTAGCATACTGTGCAG ATGTGAGGTTTAACACTAGCTATACAACTGACACACCAGAGACGACCACAACAGAAACTACAACTATAATATCTG ATGACAGAAACCCCTGTTCTGAACTCAACTGCTCCAAAGAGGAAAGGTGTGGGATGAAAAATGGTGTTTATGGCTGTTTATGTAACAAAGGCCACCAAAAACAGCGAGCAGCTCAAGACTCCTTTG ATTTCAATGAGACCTGTGAGAGCAGCTCTGGCTCCATGTCTGTGTCTCGCTGTCAGCTTTTTGAAGCTGGTTTTTCAGCTGAGCACTTACACCTCAATGACCCCAGCTGCAGAGGAACCGTCCAGAACGGCAGAGTGGAGTTTAACTTCGACAACGATCAACACATCTGTGGCACAAACCTTGTG GCCAACGGCAGCCACTTCATCTACAGTAACTATATTGTGGGGACGCCGGGAACAGAAGGTCTCATCAGCAGAGTGAGAATCCTGAAGCTTTCTTTCAGCTGTGTTTATcctcaaacacaaacactttcCATGAACGTGGAGATCAACCCACTGCAGAG CACCGTGCACAAGGTCCTCCCCAGTGGTAAAGGGGTTTATCAGGTGCGGATGGTCCCGTATGTAGATGAAGAGTTCACTCAGCCCTTCACTGGTAGAGTGGATGCAGAGCTGGACCAGGAGATGCATGTGGAGGTTGGTGTTGAGGGGGTCGACAGCCGCCAGTTTGCCCTGGTGATGGACACGTGTTGGGCTACACCTGTGAATGACCCTGATTACAGTCTCCGCTGGGACCTCATCACTGAAGG GTGTCCCAATCCTGAGGACGACACAGTGAAGCTGCTGCAGAACGGCATCTCCACAAGCAGCCGTTTCTCCTTCAGGATGTTCATCTTCACTGCAAACTCCACTAAGCTTTACCTGCACTGTGCTGTTCACCTTTGCCTTCTGTCCAGTGAACAATGCTCAACG AGCTGTGACTCTGGAGAGCAGCGGAGAGAGCGCAGGGCTCTGGATCTCCATGACAGTGCGTCACTATCTATGGGTCCTCTAGTGTGGTCTGGAGGAAACACAG ATGTTCAGTTTCTCCCAGACCAAGTGACGGTTTCTGAGGCTTCTTGTCTGTGTGCTTCTCTGGTGCTGTTGTTCATTCCTCTGATGAGTTTCTTCACCCTGTCCTAG
- the LOC137496864 gene encoding pancreatic secretory granule membrane major glycoprotein GP2-like isoform X3, translated as MCDSAVSWSGWYRLFINGQSVQMPDTCVDEYSCGTNAPLWLSGGHPTLEDGVVTRDVCAHWSNNCCYFQSNPIQVKACPGGFYVYEFVRPTTCNLAYCADVRFNTSYTTDTPETTTTETTTIISDDRNPCSELNCSKEERCGMKNGVYGCLCNKGHQKQRAAQDSFDFNETCESSSGSMSVSRCQLFEAGFSAEHLHLNDPSCRGTVQNGRVEFNFDNDQHICGTNLVANGSHFIYSNYIVGTPGTEGLISRVRILKLSFSCVYPQTQTLSMNVEINPLQSTVHKVLPSGKGVYQVRMVPYVDEEFTQPFTGRVDAELDQEMHVEVGVEGVDSRQFALVMDTCWATPVNDPDYSLRWDLITEGCPNPEDDTVKLLQNGISTSSRFSFRMFIFTANSTKLYLHCAVHLCLLSSEQCSTSCDSGEQRRERRALDLHDSASLSMGPLVWSGGNTDVQFLPDQVTVSEASCLCASLVLLFIPLMSFFTLS; from the exons ATGTGTGACAGTGCGGTGAGCTGGAGCGGCTGGTACCGTCTCTTCATTAATGGTCAGAGTGTTCAGATGCCAGACACATGTGTTGATGAGTATAGCTGCGGCACTAATGCTCCACTGTGGCTGAGCGGAGGACATCCAACACTTGAGGATGGAGTGGTCACTAGAGATGTCTGCGCTCACTGGAGCAACAACTGCTGCTATTTCCAGTCCAATCCCATTCAAGTCAAAGCCTGTCCTGGAGGTTTTTATGTCTATGAGTTTGTGAGGCCGACCACCTGCAATTTAGCATACTGTGCAG ATGTGAGGTTTAACACTAGCTATACAACTGACACACCAGAGACGACCACAACAGAAACTACAACTATAATATCTG ATGACAGAAACCCCTGTTCTGAACTCAACTGCTCCAAAGAGGAAAGGTGTGGGATGAAAAATGGTGTTTATGGCTGTTTATGTAACAAAGGCCACCAAAAACAGCGAGCAGCTCAAGACTCCTTTG ATTTCAATGAGACCTGTGAGAGCAGCTCTGGCTCCATGTCTGTGTCTCGCTGTCAGCTTTTTGAAGCTGGTTTTTCAGCTGAGCACTTACACCTCAATGACCCCAGCTGCAGAGGAACCGTCCAGAACGGCAGAGTGGAGTTTAACTTCGACAACGATCAACACATCTGTGGCACAAACCTTGTG GCCAACGGCAGCCACTTCATCTACAGTAACTATATTGTGGGGACGCCGGGAACAGAAGGTCTCATCAGCAGAGTGAGAATCCTGAAGCTTTCTTTCAGCTGTGTTTATcctcaaacacaaacactttcCATGAACGTGGAGATCAACCCACTGCAGAG CACCGTGCACAAGGTCCTCCCCAGTGGTAAAGGGGTTTATCAGGTGCGGATGGTCCCGTATGTAGATGAAGAGTTCACTCAGCCCTTCACTGGTAGAGTGGATGCAGAGCTGGACCAGGAGATGCATGTGGAGGTTGGTGTTGAGGGGGTCGACAGCCGCCAGTTTGCCCTGGTGATGGACACGTGTTGGGCTACACCTGTGAATGACCCTGATTACAGTCTCCGCTGGGACCTCATCACTGAAGG GTGTCCCAATCCTGAGGACGACACAGTGAAGCTGCTGCAGAACGGCATCTCCACAAGCAGCCGTTTCTCCTTCAGGATGTTCATCTTCACTGCAAACTCCACTAAGCTTTACCTGCACTGTGCTGTTCACCTTTGCCTTCTGTCCAGTGAACAATGCTCAACG AGCTGTGACTCTGGAGAGCAGCGGAGAGAGCGCAGGGCTCTGGATCTCCATGACAGTGCGTCACTATCTATGGGTCCTCTAGTGTGGTCTGGAGGAAACACAG ATGTTCAGTTTCTCCCAGACCAAGTGACGGTTTCTGAGGCTTCTTGTCTGTGTGCTTCTCTGGTGCTGTTGTTCATTCCTCTGATGAGTTTCTTCACCCTGTCCTAG
- the LOC137496864 gene encoding uncharacterized protein isoform X2, whose product MSEWCVSYMSCGGYTALYLNGSHPTLEDGVVTRDVLGTNEGTWQQCGRYRSKSIQVKACPGDYYVYELVKPEAMESFLFYKPSYCAVVIQNISSDPCYNYASMDRPWRANNETLDYFCDEYLIWSGCLSLNGPHPQIQDGVVTREVCGSPYWGDCCSYKIKPIRVKACPGNYYVYELVNPHNWCSGYCTDVNTISQVVLTSPKIITGSSITTNNDPCSNYSILDNYWRSTSRFINNYANGHDDTLVEWDGWYRLFMNGLSAQMPEWCVSYMTCGGLTGLWLHGSHPQLEDGVVTRDIFGSYYYQSTRYKSDSIQVKACPGDFYVYNFTRPTVSIPAPVYCAVSFTTLSVDPCFNYTSLDEPWRSTDNYYDNIFYNYMCDFNVEWNGWYRLFYNNQSAQMPESCVDQNSCGSFNPMWLNRSHPQLEDGVVLRHICVSSYSGCCAFTSHPIKVKACPGDYYVYEFVKPLICAAYCLVNQSSTSVSRTTKSIPLLESITTTAPPVDPCNNFLILDEPWRATSNQNSSQLMCDSAVSWSGWYRLFINGQSVQMPDTCVDEYSCGTNAPLWLSGGHPTLEDGVVTRDVCAHWSNNCCYFQSNPIQVKACPGGFYVYEFVRPTTCNLAYCADVRFNTSYTTDTPETTTTETTTIISDDRNPCSELNCSKEERCGMKNGVYGCLCNKGHQKQRAAQDSFDFNETCESSSGSMSVSRCQLFEAGFSAEHLHLNDPSCRGTVQNGRVEFNFDNDQHICGTNLVANGSHFIYSNYIVGTPGTEGLISRVRILKLSFSCVYPQTQTLSMNVEINPLQSTVHKVLPSGKGVYQVRMVPYVDEEFTQPFTGRVDAELDQEMHVEVGVEGVDSRQFALVMDTCWATPVNDPDYSLRWDLITEGCPNPEDDTVKLLQNGISTSSRFSFRMFIFTANSTKLYLHCAVHLCLLSSEQCSTSCDSGEQRRERRALDLHDSASLSMGPLVWSGGNTDVQFLPDQVTVSEASCLCASLVLLFIPLMSFFTLS is encoded by the exons ATGTCTGAGTGGTGTGTGAGTTATATGAGCTGTGGTGGTTACACTGCACTGTATCTCAACGGTTCTCATCCAACACTTGAAGATGGAGTGGTGACCCGTGATGTTTTGGGAACTAATGAAGGCACATGGCAACAGTGTGGAAGGTACAGATCCAAGTCCATCCAAGTCAAAGCCTGTCCAGGAGATTATTACGTCTATGAACTGGTCAAGCCAGAAGCCATGGAATCATTTCTGTTCTACAAGCCTTCATACTGTGCAG TTGTTATCCAAAACATCAGCAGTGACCCCTGCTACAACTATGCATCTATGGATCGCCCCTGGAGAGCCAACAATGAAACTTTGGATTACTTTTGTGATGAATATTTAATCTGGAGTGGCTG TCTGTCCCTTAACGGTCCTCACCCTCAGATACAGGATGGTGTGGTGACCAGAGAGGTCTGTGGTAGTCCTTACTGGGGCGATTGCTGTAGTTACAAGATAAAACCCATCAGAGTGAAAGCGTGTCCAGGAAATTACTACGTCTATGAACTTGTGAATCCACACAACTGGTGTTCAGGATACTGCACAG atgTCAACACCATTTCACAGGTGGTTTTGACAAGTCCAAAAATAATCACTGGATCCAGCATCACCACGA ATAATGACCCATGCAGTAACTACAGCATACTAGACAACTACTGGAGAAGCACAAGCAGATTTATAAACAATTATGCAAATGGACATGATGACACTCTTGTAGAATGGGACGGCTGGTACAGACTCTTCATGAATGGATTGAGTGCTCAGATGCCTGAATGGTGTGTGTCTTATATGACATGTGGAGGATTAACTGGTCTGTGGCTTCATGGATCTCATCCTCAACTGGAAGATGGAGTTGTTACACGAGACATTTTCGGCTCTTATTATTATCAGAGCACTCGCTACAAATCTGACTCAATCCAAGTCAAAGCTTGTCCTGGAGATTTTTATGTCTACAATTTTACCAGGCCAACAGTTTCAATCCCAGCTCCCGTATATTGTGCAG TGTCTTTCACCACCTTAAGTGTCGACCCATGCTTCAACTATACCAGTCTGGATGAACCTTGGAGATCCACTGATAACtattatgataatattttttacaattacatGTGTGACTTTAATGTAGAGTGGAATGGCTGGTACAGGCTGTTTTACAACAATCAGAGTGCTCAGATGCCAGAATCATGTGTAGATCAGAACTCGTGTGGCTCTTTTAACCCAATGTGGCTTAACAGATCTCACCCTCAGCTGGAAGATGGAGTGGTCCTCCGTCACATCTGTGTTTCTTCATATAGCGGCTGCTGTGCTTTTACATCCCACCCTATAAAAGTCAAAGCCTGTCCTGGAGATTATTATGTGTACGAGTTTGTCAAGCCATTGATTTGTGCAGCTTACTGTCTAG TAAATCAGTCCAGCACATCAGTGTCCAGAACAACAAAGTCCATCCCACTCTTAGAATCCATTACAACCACAG CTCCCCCTGTTGACCCCTGCAATAATTTCTTGATCCTGGATGAGCCCTGGAGAGCCACCAGCAATCAAAACTCCTCTCAGTTAATGTGTGACAGTGCGGTGAGCTGGAGCGGCTGGTACCGTCTCTTCATTAATGGTCAGAGTGTTCAGATGCCAGACACATGTGTTGATGAGTATAGCTGCGGCACTAATGCTCCACTGTGGCTGAGCGGAGGACATCCAACACTTGAGGATGGAGTGGTCACTAGAGATGTCTGCGCTCACTGGAGCAACAACTGCTGCTATTTCCAGTCCAATCCCATTCAAGTCAAAGCCTGTCCTGGAGGTTTTTATGTCTATGAGTTTGTGAGGCCGACCACCTGCAATTTAGCATACTGTGCAG ATGTGAGGTTTAACACTAGCTATACAACTGACACACCAGAGACGACCACAACAGAAACTACAACTATAATATCTG ATGACAGAAACCCCTGTTCTGAACTCAACTGCTCCAAAGAGGAAAGGTGTGGGATGAAAAATGGTGTTTATGGCTGTTTATGTAACAAAGGCCACCAAAAACAGCGAGCAGCTCAAGACTCCTTTG ATTTCAATGAGACCTGTGAGAGCAGCTCTGGCTCCATGTCTGTGTCTCGCTGTCAGCTTTTTGAAGCTGGTTTTTCAGCTGAGCACTTACACCTCAATGACCCCAGCTGCAGAGGAACCGTCCAGAACGGCAGAGTGGAGTTTAACTTCGACAACGATCAACACATCTGTGGCACAAACCTTGTG GCCAACGGCAGCCACTTCATCTACAGTAACTATATTGTGGGGACGCCGGGAACAGAAGGTCTCATCAGCAGAGTGAGAATCCTGAAGCTTTCTTTCAGCTGTGTTTATcctcaaacacaaacactttcCATGAACGTGGAGATCAACCCACTGCAGAG CACCGTGCACAAGGTCCTCCCCAGTGGTAAAGGGGTTTATCAGGTGCGGATGGTCCCGTATGTAGATGAAGAGTTCACTCAGCCCTTCACTGGTAGAGTGGATGCAGAGCTGGACCAGGAGATGCATGTGGAGGTTGGTGTTGAGGGGGTCGACAGCCGCCAGTTTGCCCTGGTGATGGACACGTGTTGGGCTACACCTGTGAATGACCCTGATTACAGTCTCCGCTGGGACCTCATCACTGAAGG GTGTCCCAATCCTGAGGACGACACAGTGAAGCTGCTGCAGAACGGCATCTCCACAAGCAGCCGTTTCTCCTTCAGGATGTTCATCTTCACTGCAAACTCCACTAAGCTTTACCTGCACTGTGCTGTTCACCTTTGCCTTCTGTCCAGTGAACAATGCTCAACG AGCTGTGACTCTGGAGAGCAGCGGAGAGAGCGCAGGGCTCTGGATCTCCATGACAGTGCGTCACTATCTATGGGTCCTCTAGTGTGGTCTGGAGGAAACACAG ATGTTCAGTTTCTCCCAGACCAAGTGACGGTTTCTGAGGCTTCTTGTCTGTGTGCTTCTCTGGTGCTGTTGTTCATTCCTCTGATGAGTTTCTTCACCCTGTCCTAG